The sequence GATGAATTGAATAGCCAAATTAAGGTTTTCAGCGATTGTAGTGATAGGAGTGGGAAGGAGCTTGGCTCCTGAGAATcctgtttgaaaataaagtttttgatTTGGTATAATAAGaaatcaaaactatttttttttgacacagaAGATAGTATCTGTTTTGCTAAAGACAAATAGAAACTAATAAAAATTTGGGACAAGTTAATTTCTGGTACTGACATTTATTTAGAGGTTCATTATTTTGAGGATGTGTTGTTGGGCAATTTTTAACCACAGGAACTAGTGTGCAATCCCAAAGTATTAGTTGTTGATATTGAAGTTTTCTGTAAgaattctgctttcattttagtCATAATGAATACACatccatgccttttttttttttttaattatacgGATTATTTTAACTGTGCAGTAATGAACTGGTTAGATTCAAACCTAAGAAGAGAAATCTGTTAATCTGAACCTAGACTATCAACAATAACTGTAGTTCACAGATTCATGTTGAATTTTATAATCATTTTCCACTCAGAAAGATTTGTAATGCTTCTGTTGCTTTCACTCCTTTGGCCAAGCTGAAATGCACATTGAAACTAATCAGTACTGTAACAAGGTTATGCTACTTGGCATTGGCAGGTGTTGAAGCTACACCCTTGTAACTTGACCCACCCGCAGTACCTACTTCTGCAAGAGCCACAGCATTTTATTAACTGATTTTATCTGGTATCCTCGTACCCCACTCCACCTACCACACCCAATAGAATCAAAAGCCACCGCATCGtatgaaatcaaaataaaactaccTCTAGTGTTCTTATCAAGAGATACTTTCATTTTGAGGTTAACAATAAAGTTAGTCAACCTTTGCTATTGTTTCCGTGTTGCTATGTAACTGAAAAGATTGGCGCTGCCATGATATCAATGGAGCCTAAGTTACAGGCCCTCTCCTTCGCATAGGCTATGATTTTTGAAGACCAGACCCACTGGAGACAACACCATTTAGAGCTCAGGCTCTTCACAAAACTAGAACCATAGTCTCTACATCCTAGTGAGATTCTGCAAGTACCGACAGCTTTCTTGaagagtgagaaacaaagactaAAGAGGTGGGCTAAATTCCCTTTGGCTTCTTTCCTGCCATGAAGGAAACCTGCATATTATTCCTGCAAAGGCCGTTAAGTCACAGGATCTATCACCTATAAGCAAagccaacaaaaacaactaaaatgaAAGTTTGACACTTGTCTAAGTGAAAGCATCAGGATTCTCCTGGAAATGTGTCTTTCTAGACACCACTCACCTGCTCAGAATATAATGATTCCAGCTCAGAGCACCAACTACAGACAGGTGACCAAACATATTTCTCAACCTCTTTTTGGTTTCAACGTCCCACAGCTGCcaatccaaaacaaacaaaataaatacaaatttaagaggaaatatatacatatatacttatatatatatacacatatatatattgttctCATAATTTGTTTGCAGGTAAACCACTGCCCAGTTCTAGTTTGACATATGGACAACTTCaagttaatttatttcacaACTAAGACAAGAAGGAGTATTTCCAAATTTTACTGTAAGAGAATGTGCATCTCTGAGAttaaagctatttatttatatggCAGTGTTTGGACGTGCATGTTTGAAAGCACTGGCCTTCAGTACCTTCAGACTGCTGACTCAGAATTGCAGCAGGTAGATCCCCATATTTTCTAGCATCTCAGCCAAGGTCCAAAAAAACCTTTCAATAACAGGACTGCTCCTTAACAGCAGACTGAGGTGTATGGGTATAATCAGACTGAAGTCAAATTcgtgtgtgtgagtgtgtgaaTCCATAAAGAGAATTTTAGCTGAAGTTCTAAAGGCATCTGTCACTACTGGAGTGATCTTTGCAAAAGATGTACAAGAAAGAATAGGCTgtgctgagaaaaaataatttagagttCCTCTTACTGTTGGAAAAAATCTGACTCTCTATGAACAGCTGAGTCATTAATTCAGTCACCAGCTCTTGAGTAGCTTCAGAGGCTCCATGCAGATAATACTGGACAGCATTTACTTAATCAATAAAGTGCATGATGATATAGGATAAGTGCTAAATTTTGTCCCCAGCAgggtttttctgtatttcagccaatctttctgttttgtttcaattaaaaaataaaaataaaaaatacgaTACATATTGTCTTATGGGTATTTTAGctagaaatggagaaaagactgaaaaagtaAATTACTAAGTACTTGCACTTCTCCATCACTAGTGCCAACTGCAAGGCAAGTTCCTTCTTTTATCCAAGCCAGAGATGAAATGTACTTGGAACAGGAATTCAAATCAATGCTTTCAATGCCTTGAAGAGTTCTTCCATTCCAGATATGTGCAGCAGGTCCTACAGCAACAGCAATGAGATTTTCAAGGTTCCAGTCCAGTATGTTTAGATCTAGAAGAAAGGTACTAAAAATCACTGCAAGAAGGTTGTAGGTAAGGGATGGGAGAGAGGTGCATAGTTTGGGGCAGAGAaggtgttgttgttttgtttattttttaatagctatGGGAAAACTTCAGGCCATTGCTTCTATGAAACCATTACTAGCTAGTGTTCATTGAAGACACCAAATGAGAGCTAAATGAAGGAGAGTATTTCTAACAAGCCAAGGTCTTCATCAGGCTAGTGTCCACAAACTGGTATGCTTGTACAGCAGAACATGACTGACAGattcctcattattttttttgcatttatcaCACTCCATTTTGGATGCTCACATCACTCTAATTTCTGCCACCAGACATGAGGGTTCTTCATCACCAGCTACAGATCCCAAAACATTCTTGTTTCAAGGTAATTCATGTTAATAAGAAAGACATAGGAGAGACTATAGCATATGTATTCTCTTCTATGTCCTTGAGCTAATGTTAACATTTATGTTGcaagtgacagaagaaaaatgcagaaacgAGTTAGGGAAATTCTGTTCCTCACCTGCAGAGCCTGCTCAGCAAGTGAATGCCGGAAATACTGTTTACACTGCCCCTGATGCTGGGTGCATTATAGATCCTGGCAAGGCAAGTCACTACATTGATTAGCTTCAAAACAGCCTGCTATGTCAGACAGGGCAGAATGACTTGGTACACAACATTTAATACCAACACAGGACTCTTTCCCTTGTCTAATGGAAATCCTCCGCTGTCCATTTATGGCAGcttaaaagtaattttacaaGACCCCTGAAGAAGATTGTTACCACAGTCCAAGGTCTGACATCATATTTTGATAACTAAAATCACTCTAAAGAACAGCTGAATCTATCAGTCAGCTGTTTGGTTAGAGTCTTGGTTGCTGCAGTCAGAAATAAGTATTAAGAAATCACTTCCAAAGACTACTTATGCTTATTCTTGGGACACACTTTGTGCGTAATCAGTGTAAATCATCCAGGTAGAAATCCAGCCTCAATATGCAGGCAAACAAACCTTTGTCCTGCTCATAGATTTACATCTAAATAACGCTTGTAAGGAcatattaaaagttaaaataaaaaaaaaacaacataggGACACTTTTTAACAGTTACACATACAGGGTTGTTAGAATGTCAAAAGTATTAACACATATTTGGTGCTGTAGACCAGAAATCCATGCATGTTCAGGTGTAACTTGTGTATGTTTAATTTTTGCCTGTACATCACCAAACATGTAAGTGAGGATTTAGTTCAGAAGGTATCTGTCATCTAAACCATAAACAACATCAGTGACGTCTCCCTAAAACAAGAGATTTCAAAGTCTTCTTAATAAAGTTGCTGCTGCATTGACAGTCTGCTAGACATCCAAAGCTGGTATCTGAAATGTCCTTAGCTTAATTAATAAGCAGGGATAAGTATATTGGTTTGACTTTAAAGCTGTATTGATACCTATTGCTGAAGAAAGCTGCATGAGATTTAGGTAATACTGATTCTAGGGTTTGATCAGTCATCTCTATGTGCTGGGTCAGGCAGTTTTCAAAGGTGaattgttttaagaaaaattacattgtGCATAAGCCTTGGAGAGTTTCCATTTGATCTGAACGGGACACACACTTGCCATCTTTCTTGAAGAATACATAAGTATTCCCAACCTCTGCAAAAGCCTTTGAATAGAAGAAAGTAACTTACAGTAATCATCGCGCAAACCAGCAATATGAAGCCTCACTTCTGGCTCCAGTGGCATGGGTGGCTTCATGGTGGTAACAGCTCTAAACTCATTCTGTGTCCTTTCTTGGCATCCTGTATTTGAAGATTCACCATGCACAGTTCAGTAATGGAAGATACCACCAGTTTTTCTCATGCCTAAGCCTTTCACACTCACTATATTAGTCTGTCCATGGTCCACAGCAGTCCAGAATGGTTTGATTTATCCTGTGTAGGCCAAAACACTGTACACAAAAGTAGGTGAAAGCCACCTTTTAACAACTCTTTCAAATCTCCATGGATGTAACCTGCTCGAGTGGAGAATAGGGTCcactatattttatttaagttgTCTCACAGCTCAGTGCAGAACATGGTTCATTTCGTCTTTGGTTAGCTTTCTGTCGGAAGTTGTTAGTACCAGTTCATATGGACTCTCCCACCTTAAAACCCTCTCAGACAGCAACTaacctttttgctttctgatgttAATCTCACATTAAAAGGTCTCTCCCACCAACACCTAACCAcaggaaaaggtttttaatGCACACCCACTTTGATTACAGCACCCTAAGCTTGTGACAATacaaaagtgagaaacaaaagcaatagcAGTAAAAAACAGGTATGCGCAAGCAGAAGAGTCAGCCATTGTGGTCATTGTCTACGGTATGCTGCAACAACTGCTAAGCATCGTAGAAAAAAGGCCAGATCATTAGCACCATGAATCACTTAATGCTACATCTTTATGAGTAAGAAATTATCTTTCTGTAATATGCAGAGCAAAGAGCTGGAGACTCATATTTCTGCACTTTCCTCTATATATTGACTTCATTTTTGAACTATTCTCCAGAGAggtatatttagaaaaaatgccaaaatctTCAGGGGCAGAATACATTATCTACCTTGACAACTAACcttttctgttcaaaacaaaagtCAACACTCACAAGTTTTTGCACTCTGTAACATAAACACATGCATTATCATCCCATACGGAAGTCGTATCAACGACAAATTGTGGAGAACATTTCACACAGTCCTTTCCTACTTTGTCCTCAGTCTTCTTCCCTAATCCAAAATGAATTTCTGCCAAACAACTGTTTCTCCTCTCAACTGTAGTACCTCCCCCCTAAATGAAGACTGTAGATTAGCAAGAAGTAGgccacagtgatttttttccagatctaaAAGTTTGTGGAATTAAAAAATCAAGCAGGGTTGCAGGAACAACTGAGTGTGAGACCTCGCTTGCCCTATGCAATACGTAACACTCCTTTCTAACACTAAAAATGGTCTGATATCACTGAAATGAGATTTGTCTGTACAgcaatatatatttctaatatctagatttttggttatttttttaaatttgctgtttctgaacCCAAATAGGACAATTCAGGAAAACTATAGCACTTAATTATAACAGTTGGAGAATGACAACTTTTGACAcactttgaaaatgattttcttctttaatattgGTAGCTGGCATTAAGGATTGAGataaaaaggataaaaggatGAAATCATCTGTGTAACTCATtttagctttctcttctctcatgAGCAATTTATCTAGCCCAAAATCATATTGATATGATTTCAGCTCTATTCACGTATGTCCATATATGGACATGTGAATGTGCATAACAGACTTTCTTATTAGTGGAAATTAAGCTTAATTACAacattttgtgttattttgcCTGAGTACTAGAAGATTATCACTGGTTTTTGATAGGATTTGGGTCTCAAATGCCTATTTCACTTCTCAAAACGAGACTCAGGAAGAGGTAAGTAGTCAGCACTGTCGCATAAGACCACTTGATCAACAAGTAGGTATGTAGAATAAAACCCAATATTCCTGACACCTATATTCATTtgccattaagaaaaaaatactgtgactAATCCCTATACTGTTGCTATTGACTGCTCTGAACCGAGTTTTATTTGCATGGAAAAGAGTAACAAAGGAATATATACCAGTCTATCACATGCCCCCATACTTCTTCCACATGAGCTGAACTTCAGACATATAGAGGTTGTTTCTCACAGTTTTTACACGAGTATGAATCAATCTCTGaatggaaagagtccagcacAGAAATAGCCACATCACCAAAACAAATTACCTAAGACAGAACACAGTAAAATTTTGGTTTGGTATCTAATAAACTGTTGCATACCCAAAAAAACCTCTGGGAATATCTGTATTATTTGACAGATCAGATTCTCACATCTCACCTGGCTTCCAGTCCCCTGATCATTCACACTCTCTGTATGCTCATTCAGTCCTAGGATATTTTTGGAGTGAACTAATCAACTCCCAATCAGATGAAACCAGAAGCAATGCTAGGGACAGTCTGTTCCAGCTACCTTTCCCTACAGGTAGGTGCAACAAGATTCCACCATCTCTGCATGTTTTAAACTCTCATGTACCCAGCAGTCCATCTGATACTTATCACATGCCCTGTATGCAGCACAGTCTTACAATATTTCACATATCTGAAACTCAAAAGTCAAAAGGAATTAATGTGTCTGATCGTGCCCAAAGGAGAGCCAGGTAAAATACTAGGTGTTAACCACAATGGAAGAGGTGGGTGCTATTCCTTCAAAGGCAGTGGAAACTGAAGGAGAAGTAGCCTGAAGCAGTGTAGATCTCAGCCACTTTGTATTATTCTGTAAAACTTTTTGgaacagatgtttttttcatagTAGATGCAGCCTGCTCTATCATTCTGTTCCATGTGCATGGGGGTATTTGCTATAGTGGAACACAGGAACATACCTTTCCAGATGCAACTGCTATTTTCATAGACCTTCATGTCTACACTTTTGACCATGCTACATCCAACCTCCTGGATCACTGGAAGCTGAGTAGAACATTTCTGCCAATACATTGAAGTGAAAAGATGATTCAATgaagaaatgtaacaaaaagtatatttaaatataatggCTAGCATAACAGCAATCAAAAGACTCAATATTCTTTACATGAAAGCTTTAGAACAACTTAACTCTTGGGTGAGAAGTCAGTAAAAAATACACAATACCATTGTCCAAATTGTATGCTCTGGCAAGAGTTATCATCTTTCCTTCCATAAAACACCAATTCACTGCTAACAATCATGCAAATTTTAATAAAGCTGTTTGAACAAGGCCATCTTACCAGTGGAAAAGTTCTTAGGCCCTGTATGTGTACATATCACCTACTAAAACTTA comes from Cygnus atratus isolate AKBS03 ecotype Queensland, Australia chromosome Z, CAtr_DNAZoo_HiC_assembly, whole genome shotgun sequence and encodes:
- the CDC20B gene encoding cell division cycle protein 20 homolog B, which encodes MPKKLFMRKTAVTLPCSHTAEGLGWRNNRRTKMGKKQKCSTQLPVIQEVGCSMVKSVDMKVYENSSCIWKGCQERTQNEFRAVTTMKPPMPLEPEVRLHIAGLRDDYYLNILDWNLENLIAVAVGPAAHIWNGRTLQGIESIDLNSCSKYISSLAWIKEGTCLAVGTSDGEVQLWDVETKKRLRNMFGHLSVVGALSWNHYILSSGSRLGSIHHHDVRVAQHHIGTLCQNKESICSLKWSLTDHLLASGSNDGTLNIWPSDPGVKVQSQPLKTIPHSSAVKAMNWCPWQSKVLATGGGMKDGILRVWDINREKIVQSAATDSQVTKGESCI